From Shewanella psychrophila, a single genomic window includes:
- the gspI gene encoding type II secretion system minor pseudopilin GspI, which produces MAVTMGTNHFNNIRAKGMTLLEVIVALAVFSIAAVSITKSLGDQIANMPILEERTYAQWVADNVMVDARLEAKFPDIGKKDGEMELAGLDWYWRKEIVKTSDDKFRMIRVSVSNDSRYKRIVAQVSSYVLNPE; this is translated from the coding sequence ATGGCGGTGACAATGGGCACTAATCACTTCAATAACATCAGAGCTAAAGGCATGACCTTGTTGGAAGTCATAGTGGCTCTGGCGGTGTTTTCCATTGCGGCAGTATCTATTACTAAGAGCTTGGGAGATCAAATCGCCAACATGCCCATCTTAGAAGAGCGTACCTACGCACAATGGGTGGCTGATAATGTGATGGTCGATGCCAGATTGGAGGCTAAGTTTCCTGATATCGGCAAAAAAGATGGCGAAATGGAGCTGGCTGGCCTCGATTGGTATTGGCGTAAAGAGATCGTGAAAACTTCAGATGACAAATTTCGCATGATACGTGTCAGTGTCAGCAACGATTCACGTTATAAACGAATTGTTGCCCAAGTGAGCAG
- the gspH gene encoding type II secretion system minor pseudopilin GspH, with amino-acid sequence MKQLRQKGFTLMEVLLVVLLMGLAASAVTMTMSGADRKKELERTALQFMAATEMVLDETVLSGHFIGIVIEDTSYKYVFYDEGKWKSLDRDRILAERQMEDGVEISLVLDGLPLVQEDEEQDSWFDEPFIDEKTEEEKKKSPEPQILLFPSGEMSSFEMTFFSEDEQGQEIEALVVGDSLGRLTLGRGDEFDGGDNGH; translated from the coding sequence ATGAAGCAATTGCGCCAGAAAGGTTTTACCTTAATGGAAGTGCTCTTAGTAGTGCTCTTGATGGGCTTGGCTGCCTCGGCAGTGACTATGACTATGAGCGGTGCCGATCGAAAGAAGGAGCTCGAGAGGACGGCCCTACAGTTTATGGCCGCTACCGAGATGGTACTCGATGAAACTGTGCTCAGTGGTCACTTCATCGGTATTGTCATCGAAGATACCAGTTATAAATATGTCTTCTACGATGAAGGTAAATGGAAGTCATTAGATAGAGATCGTATTCTCGCCGAACGGCAGATGGAGGATGGGGTTGAGATTAGCTTGGTCCTCGATGGTCTACCTCTTGTGCAAGAAGATGAAGAGCAAGATTCCTGGTTCGACGAGCCCTTCATAGATGAGAAGACCGAAGAGGAGAAAAAGAAGTCTCCTGAGCCACAGATCTTGTTATTCCCAAGTGGTGAGATGAGCTCTTTCGAGATGACCTTCTTCAGTGAAGATGAGCAAGGCCAAGAAATTGAAGCATTAGTCGTTGGTGACTCCCTCGGGCGTTTAACTCTGGGGAGAGGCGATGAGTTCGATGGCGGTGACAATGGGCACTAA
- the gspG gene encoding type II secretion system major pseudopilin GspG, translating into MQTRNKQKGFTLLEVMVVIVILGILASMVVPNLMGNKDKADQQKAVSDIVALENALDMYRLDNSIYPTTEQGLDALVQKPNSSPEPRNYREDGYVKRLPQDPWRNDYLLLSPGENGKLDIFSMGPDGQAGTEDDIGNWNLQNFQ; encoded by the coding sequence ATGCAAACAAGAAATAAGCAGAAAGGTTTCACCCTACTCGAAGTGATGGTGGTTATCGTGATTTTAGGGATTCTAGCTTCTATGGTTGTTCCCAACCTGATGGGAAACAAGGATAAGGCAGATCAACAGAAAGCAGTTTCAGATATCGTCGCCCTTGAAAATGCCTTAGACATGTATCGTTTGGACAACAGCATCTACCCAACGACAGAACAGGGTCTGGATGCCTTAGTACAAAAACCCAATAGCTCACCAGAGCCCCGTAATTACCGTGAAGATGGCTATGTGAAGCGTTTACCACAAGATCCATGGAGAAATGATTACTTGCTACTGAGTCCGGGTGAAAATGGCAAGCTTGATATCTTCAGTATGGGTCCCGATGGTCAGGCGGGCACAGAAGATGATATCGGTAACTGGAATCTACAGAATTTTCAGTAA